From the genome of Sphingobacterium kitahiroshimense, one region includes:
- a CDS encoding quinone-dependent dihydroorotate dehydrogenase, giving the protein MYKLVKPIFFSMDPESAHHTVTGGLKMFSKIWGAKKLLSSLYTYENPNLAREVFGLKFKNPVGLAAGFDKNAEYITDMANFGFGFIEIGTVTPRPQPGNDQPRMFRLIPDKALINRMGFNNQGADVAANRLKHLATEDRKGLLIGGNIGKNKITPNEQAVDDYIYCFNALFDYVDYFVVNVSSPNTPGLRDLQEKEPLKHILNTLEELNKRKSNKKPILLKIAPDLTNSQLDDIVEIVQETGIAGVIATNTTISREGLQSDENLVKEMGGVSGAPLTKRSTEVIRYLSEKSNRSFPIIGVGGIHFAADAIEKLDAGASLVQIYTGFIYEGPALISDICKGIVQAGK; this is encoded by the coding sequence ATGTACAAGTTGGTAAAACCTATTTTCTTTTCAATGGATCCTGAATCTGCTCATCATACGGTGACTGGTGGATTAAAAATGTTTTCAAAAATCTGGGGTGCTAAAAAATTATTAAGCAGTCTGTATACCTATGAAAATCCGAATTTGGCTCGCGAAGTATTTGGCCTTAAATTTAAAAATCCCGTAGGATTGGCTGCAGGCTTTGATAAAAATGCCGAATACATTACTGATATGGCCAATTTTGGTTTTGGTTTTATTGAAATTGGTACTGTAACGCCACGACCTCAACCAGGAAATGATCAACCACGGATGTTTCGTTTAATTCCTGATAAGGCATTAATCAATCGTATGGGTTTTAATAACCAAGGTGCTGACGTTGCGGCTAATCGTCTTAAACATTTAGCTACTGAAGATCGTAAAGGACTTTTAATCGGTGGAAATATCGGTAAAAATAAAATCACTCCAAATGAACAGGCGGTAGATGATTATATTTATTGTTTCAACGCACTTTTTGATTATGTTGATTATTTCGTTGTCAATGTCAGTTCTCCAAATACTCCTGGACTTCGTGATCTGCAGGAAAAGGAGCCTCTGAAACATATTTTAAATACGCTCGAGGAATTGAATAAACGAAAATCAAATAAGAAACCTATTCTTCTTAAAATTGCTCCAGATTTGACAAATAGTCAATTGGATGATATTGTTGAAATTGTTCAGGAAACAGGTATTGCTGGTGTTATTGCAACAAATACTACGATATCTAGAGAGGGGCTTCAAAGTGATGAAAATTTAGTTAAAGAAATGGGAGGGGTTAGTGGAGCTCCCTTGACCAAGCGCTCGACAGAAGTCATTCGCTATCTTTCCGAAAAATCAAACCGATCTTTTCCTATTATTGGTGTTGGCGGGATTCATTTTGCGGCAGATGCAATTGAAAAACTTGATGCTGGGGCTAGTCTTGTTCAAATTTATACAGGATTTATTTATGAGGGACCAGCTTTGATATCGGATATCTGTAAAGGAATTGTTCAAGCAGGAAAGTAG
- a CDS encoding DUF5606 domain-containing protein: MNLRALVSVTGKPGLFKLVGQNKGGFILETLDSAKIKSVVSLSSTKMATLEDITIYGEEEEIRLLNVFETIKEKGLTVDPKADGQALRDAFREIAPGHDESRVYSSDIKKIFTWYNIIKDLPLFEEEAPAPLV; encoded by the coding sequence ATGAATTTAAGAGCATTAGTTTCTGTAACAGGAAAACCAGGATTGTTCAAATTAGTTGGACAAAATAAAGGCGGATTTATTTTAGAGACTCTAGACAGCGCTAAAATTAAATCGGTAGTAAGTTTATCTTCTACGAAAATGGCAACATTAGAAGACATTACAATTTATGGCGAAGAAGAGGAAATTCGCTTATTGAATGTTTTTGAAACAATCAAAGAAAAAGGATTAACTGTAGATCCTAAAGCAGATGGTCAAGCATTACGTGATGCTTTCCGCGAAATTGCACCAGGTCACGATGAATCTCGCGTCTATTCGTCAGATATTAAAAAAATCTTTACATGGTACAATATCATTAAAGATTTACCTTTATTTGAAGAAGAAGCACCAGCTCCTTTAGTATAA
- a CDS encoding peptidylprolyl isomerase — MSKAIIKTEKGDMTVQFYTADAPNTVANFIKLAKEGYYDGLSFHRVLPDFVIQGGCPNSREGASGMPGTGGPGYKIDCELTGENQFHDRGVLSMAHAGRNTGGSQFFICHSRNNTAHLDRNHTCFGKVIENVDIVDDIRQGDRILSIEVIED; from the coding sequence ATGAGTAAAGCGATTATTAAAACAGAAAAGGGCGACATGACTGTACAATTTTATACAGCAGATGCTCCAAATACCGTTGCAAATTTCATCAAATTAGCTAAAGAAGGATATTACGATGGATTAAGTTTCCACCGTGTGTTACCTGACTTTGTTATCCAAGGTGGATGTCCAAATTCACGTGAAGGTGCTTCTGGTATGCCAGGAACAGGTGGTCCAGGTTACAAAATCGACTGTGAACTAACGGGTGAAAACCAATTCCATGATAGAGGCGTATTATCAATGGCACATGCTGGCCGTAACACTGGCGGATCTCAATTTTTTATCTGCCACAGCCGTAACAACACTGCTCATTTGGATAGAAATCATACTTGTTTTGGAAAAGTTATTGAAAACGTTGATATTGTAGATGATATCCGTCAAGGTGACCGTATTTTAAGTATTGAAGTTATCGAAGACTAG
- the radC gene encoding RadC family protein, translating to MSKLVIRDWAEADRPREKLLEQGRRSLSDAELLAILIGSGSRQETAVELCRRILSSVQNNLDSLSKMEVLRLCEFKGIGEAKAITIVAALELGRRRKEAEYIEKPLLNSSLRVYEYFRAQLQDLPHEEFWVLYLNTACKVLDKQLIGRGGNDFTPVDVRIILRNALNCKAHSMILIHNHPSSSREASQADKILTKKIAEASRIMDIKVNDHIIFTDNGYYSFRDEGLLE from the coding sequence ATGAGCAAACTGGTCATTCGGGATTGGGCGGAGGCAGATCGTCCTAGAGAGAAATTATTGGAACAAGGTCGTCGTTCACTGTCTGATGCAGAGTTGCTCGCTATTCTTATTGGCTCGGGCTCAAGGCAAGAAACTGCCGTTGAGTTGTGCAGACGTATTTTATCCAGTGTTCAAAACAATCTGGATAGTCTTTCCAAAATGGAGGTATTGCGGCTTTGTGAGTTTAAAGGCATTGGAGAAGCTAAGGCGATTACGATTGTCGCTGCACTTGAACTGGGACGCAGAAGAAAGGAAGCTGAATATATTGAAAAACCTTTGTTAAACAGTAGTCTGCGGGTCTATGAATATTTTCGGGCCCAGTTACAAGATCTTCCCCACGAAGAATTTTGGGTTTTGTATTTAAATACAGCCTGTAAAGTGCTGGATAAACAATTAATAGGTCGTGGAGGCAATGATTTTACTCCAGTTGATGTCCGTATTATCCTGCGAAATGCTCTTAATTGTAAAGCTCATTCAATGATATTAATTCATAATCATCCTTCTAGTTCGCGTGAAGCAAGTCAGGCGGATAAAATTCTGACAAAAAAGATTGCGGAGGCTTCTAGGATAATGGATATTAAGGTCAATGATCACATTATTTTTACAGACAATGGCTATTATAGTTTTCGTGATGAAGGTCTGTTAGAATGA
- a CDS encoding homoserine dehydrogenase — MSKKLTIGMFGFGVVGQGLYDIIKTKNLNLEIKKFVIKNADKKRSLPAELFTTDAEAILGDSEINTVVELIDDADAAYALTVRALKSGKNVVSANKKMIATHLEELAAIQQEYGTSLLYEGAVCGSIPIIRNLEEYYDNELLHAVTGIFNGSSNFILSKVFNENQPYGDALKEAQDLGFAETDPTLDVGGFDPKYKLTIVAAHAYGINVNPDDVFNIGIDKLGAQDIRFAKEKNFKIKLIPTAREIDQNKVVLYVIPKFISSENILFNVENENNGVLVKAAFADEQFFYGKGAGGHPTGSAVLSDITALRYDYRYEYKKHLNTDALSYSTDHEIKVYLRYEDDSLVEKLGFTKIIERYYAPDFKYVIGTINLQKITDLKSEINQTGNFIAEIA; from the coding sequence ATGAGTAAGAAATTAACGATTGGAATGTTTGGATTCGGAGTTGTAGGACAAGGATTGTACGACATTATCAAGACTAAAAACTTAAATTTAGAAATTAAAAAATTTGTCATCAAGAACGCTGACAAAAAAAGATCATTACCTGCTGAATTATTCACAACAGATGCTGAGGCTATTCTTGGTGACTCTGAAATCAATACCGTAGTAGAATTGATCGATGATGCTGATGCGGCTTACGCACTGACTGTTCGTGCATTAAAATCTGGAAAAAACGTTGTTTCTGCAAATAAGAAAATGATTGCCACGCATTTAGAAGAGTTAGCGGCAATACAACAAGAATACGGAACAAGTCTACTATATGAAGGTGCAGTATGCGGAAGTATTCCAATTATCCGCAATTTAGAAGAGTATTATGATAATGAATTATTACATGCCGTGACCGGTATTTTTAATGGCTCCTCTAATTTTATATTGTCTAAAGTCTTCAACGAAAATCAACCTTATGGAGATGCGTTAAAAGAAGCGCAGGACCTAGGTTTTGCTGAAACTGATCCTACATTAGATGTCGGTGGTTTTGACCCTAAATACAAATTAACAATCGTAGCTGCTCATGCTTATGGTATCAATGTAAATCCTGATGACGTGTTTAATATTGGTATTGATAAGTTAGGGGCTCAAGATATTCGTTTTGCAAAAGAGAAAAATTTCAAAATCAAATTAATCCCTACCGCTCGAGAAATCGATCAAAATAAAGTGGTTCTCTATGTCATTCCTAAGTTTATCAGTTCGGAAAACATTTTGTTCAATGTTGAAAATGAAAACAATGGTGTACTTGTAAAAGCGGCATTTGCAGATGAACAATTTTTCTATGGCAAAGGTGCTGGTGGCCATCCTACAGGATCGGCAGTATTATCTGATATTACAGCGCTACGTTATGACTACAGATATGAGTACAAGAAGCATTTAAATACAGATGCATTATCATACAGTACCGATCATGAAATCAAGGTGTACTTGAGATATGAAGATGACAGCCTAGTTGAAAAATTAGGTTTCACAAAAATTATTGAAAGATATTATGCTCCTGATTTTAAGTACGTGATCGGAACAATCAATTTGCAGAAAATCACAGATCTTAAATCTGAAATAAACCAAACAGGAAATTTCATTGCTGAAATTGCCTAA